A single Leptolyngbya ohadii IS1 DNA region contains:
- the fbp gene encoding class 1 fructose-bisphosphatase, which yields MVDFEQPLALDHEYLLDRDCTTLSRHVLQQLHSFSADAQDLSALMSRIALAGKLIARRLTRAGLVEDALGFTGRTNVQGESVKKMDVFANQVFISVFEQSGLVCRLASEEMEKPYYIPENCPIGRYTLLYDPIDGSSNVDINLNVGSIFSIRRQQGDDVNGTAEDLLQHGHDQLAAGYILYGPSTMLVYSIGRGVHAFTLDPSLGEFILSSENIQIPAHGPVYSVNEGNFWQWDESIRDYIRYVHRHEGYTARYSGALVGDIHRILFQGGVFLYPGTVKKPEGKLRLLYESAPLAYLVEQAGGKASTGTESILDVIPDRLHARTPLIIGSSEDVELVESFIADRRREAKEQEVLTSKS from the coding sequence ATGGTTGATTTTGAGCAACCCTTAGCGCTGGATCATGAATATTTGCTCGATCGGGATTGCACAACCCTATCGCGCCATGTGCTCCAGCAGCTGCATAGCTTCTCCGCCGACGCTCAGGACTTGAGTGCGTTAATGAGCCGGATTGCACTAGCAGGAAAGCTGATTGCCCGTCGCCTCACGCGGGCTGGACTAGTGGAGGATGCGCTGGGGTTTACGGGACGAACCAATGTGCAGGGCGAATCCGTGAAAAAGATGGATGTGTTCGCTAACCAGGTGTTTATCTCGGTGTTTGAGCAGAGTGGCTTAGTTTGCCGTCTGGCTTCCGAGGAAATGGAGAAGCCCTACTATATTCCGGAAAACTGTCCGATCGGACGCTATACGCTGCTGTATGACCCGATCGACGGTTCCTCGAACGTGGATATTAACCTGAACGTAGGATCGATCTTTTCGATTCGGCGACAGCAGGGAGATGACGTGAACGGCACGGCTGAGGATCTGCTTCAGCACGGACATGATCAGCTTGCGGCAGGCTACATCCTGTACGGTCCCAGTACGATGCTCGTCTATTCGATCGGGCGTGGGGTTCATGCCTTTACGCTTGATCCCAGTCTGGGCGAGTTCATTCTGTCGAGTGAAAACATCCAGATTCCGGCGCATGGTCCAGTCTACAGCGTCAACGAAGGCAACTTCTGGCAGTGGGATGAGTCGATTCGGGACTACATTCGCTACGTGCATCGGCACGAGGGCTATACGGCACGCTACAGCGGTGCGCTGGTGGGAGACATCCATCGGATTCTGTTCCAGGGTGGAGTATTCCTCTATCCCGGTACGGTGAAAAAGCCCGAAGGCAAGCTGCGACTGCTGTATGAATCCGCGCCTTTGGCATACCTGGTCGAACAGGCAGGCGGCAAAGCCAGCACGGGAACCGAAAGCATTCTGGACGTGATCCCCGATCGCCTTCATGCCAGGACGCCCCTAATTATTGGTAGTTCAGAAGATGTGGAGTTGGTGGAATCGTTTATCGCCGATCGCCGCAGAGAAGCAAAGGAGCAGGAAGTTTTAACGTCGAAAAGTTAA
- a CDS encoding FG-GAP repeat protein — translation MGLVIAAFRIEGIIVHRYWYAQTLVFPPSQQPRDLFSASVAIGHDYFGASVAIDGDTLAVAASDIRTSYTVGAVYVYVRNGSAWKLQAKLVEENVEQSFGFAQSVDISGNTIVVSTVDSVIIFERRDSIWIQRARIEPPKELKPQGVLSWYYSGIAIDGDSLVVGARGAAVVYTRDVSGTWNYETVLVSPDRSSSSSGNPDLCNFGSSVAISNNTIVVGSKPRPADGIGNCTNIFVRHPTSRQWTHQASLLPDICQSSQPCDIGGFGYSVGIDRDTIIVGTAAPLAGPFQYCASRGDSAYIFERIPDTSAWKQTAVLQPKGMLAKFHASRCGFGEQVAVSRDTAIVMQNKIGIRYLFKRDPQTGEWQYQAEILVDPQMAYRDWEYDSRQSVALSFPYAAIGDTTYSRSKESRFDSGAFYVLDLRSPKSNANK, via the coding sequence ATGGGTTTGGTCATTGCTGCTTTCCGGATTGAGGGAATCATCGTCCATCGATATTGGTATGCTCAAACCCTCGTTTTCCCACCCAGCCAACAGCCGCGTGATCTTTTTAGCGCATCAGTCGCGATTGGTCACGATTATTTTGGTGCATCCGTCGCGATCGATGGAGATACCCTAGCTGTAGCGGCTTCAGACATCAGAACCAGCTATACCGTAGGAGCAGTTTACGTCTACGTTCGCAATGGTTCAGCCTGGAAACTGCAAGCCAAATTAGTTGAAGAGAATGTAGAACAGAGCTTCGGTTTTGCACAAAGCGTCGATATCAGCGGCAATACGATCGTCGTCTCAACTGTTGATTCTGTCATCATTTTTGAGCGTCGAGATTCAATCTGGATACAGCGAGCCAGAATAGAGCCGCCTAAAGAGCTAAAACCTCAAGGAGTACTTTCCTGGTACTACAGCGGAATTGCAATTGATGGCGATTCGCTTGTCGTAGGTGCGAGGGGAGCCGCCGTTGTCTACACAAGGGATGTCTCAGGAACCTGGAACTACGAAACGGTGCTGGTTTCTCCCGATCGCTCTAGTTCATCATCTGGAAATCCCGATCTCTGCAACTTCGGTTCATCCGTAGCCATTAGCAACAATACGATCGTGGTTGGAAGCAAACCTAGACCTGCTGACGGTATTGGCAACTGCACCAACATTTTTGTACGCCATCCTACTAGCCGACAGTGGACTCATCAGGCATCCCTACTACCAGACATTTGCCAGTCCTCCCAGCCCTGCGATATTGGTGGATTTGGCTATTCTGTGGGAATCGATCGCGATACCATAATCGTCGGAACAGCAGCCCCCTTAGCTGGACCATTCCAGTACTGTGCTTCGCGGGGTGACTCGGCTTATATCTTCGAGAGAATTCCCGACACTTCAGCCTGGAAGCAAACGGCAGTGCTACAGCCCAAAGGAATGTTGGCAAAGTTCCATGCCAGCCGATGTGGATTTGGTGAACAGGTCGCAGTTTCAAGGGACACTGCGATCGTTATGCAGAACAAAATCGGGATACGATATCTCTTCAAACGCGATCCGCAAACAGGCGAATGGCAATATCAGGCTGAAATACTTGTAGATCCTCAAATGGCATACCGCGATTGGGAATACGATTCCAGGCAAAGCGTCGCCCTTTCCTTTCCCTATGCAGCGATCGGCGATACAACCTACTCCCGCAGCAAGGAGTCCCGCTTCGACTCAGGCGCGTTTTATGTGCTGGATTTGCGATCGCCTAAATCAAATGCAAATAAGTAA
- a CDS encoding type II secretion system protein, which translates to MNGKRQGRRRIFCAAQFPTPLSFRLNHSRLNRSLQQVQGLTLVELLMVISITGILAAIATPNWLHWRNGVRLNRTQDEALQVLRQTQARAMTSRIELQVSFREVGQTIQWASHPTSVLPTASDWQVLSTGVRIDTAETTLVQSSSIYRVEFTHRGHINPPLGRITFRAGSSRARRCVVLSTFLGTMRKASNNPTPDDGGRFCY; encoded by the coding sequence ATGAATGGTAAGCGTCAAGGCAGAAGACGGATTTTTTGTGCTGCTCAATTTCCAACTCCGCTGAGTTTCAGGCTCAATCATTCAAGGCTCAATCGTTCACTGCAACAAGTTCAGGGTTTGACGCTGGTTGAACTGCTGATGGTTATATCGATTACCGGAATTTTGGCGGCGATCGCGACTCCGAATTGGCTTCATTGGCGAAACGGTGTAAGGCTGAACAGGACACAGGACGAAGCCTTGCAGGTGTTGCGGCAGACTCAGGCAAGGGCAATGACATCGAGGATAGAATTGCAGGTCAGCTTTCGGGAAGTGGGGCAAACAATCCAGTGGGCAAGCCATCCAACCTCCGTTCTACCCACTGCTTCCGATTGGCAGGTTCTCTCGACGGGCGTTCGGATCGACACTGCGGAAACGACTCTAGTACAGTCGAGCAGTATCTACCGGGTGGAGTTTACTCACCGGGGACATATCAATCCGCCCCTGGGACGAATTACCTTCAGGGCAGGCAGTAGTCGGGCAAGGCGGTGCGTAGTGCTATCGACGTTTCTGGGGACAATGCGGAAGGCAAGCAATAATCCAACGCCAGATGATGGTGGGCGGTTTTGCTATTAA
- a CDS encoding chorismate lyase, which yields MIPAIRPTQSIAAPTDWYALSPLWQGNEAIVQRGLPHHQLAPAWQVILLGDGSPTRYLQLLTGEPTEVDVIDMSLVDRDSDGAPAAIQKVPAPWLRRQVWLRTASGQRLAYATSWWEASHVDEYLQNRSLPVWANLAKLRTELYRDVQGIEYGNSAPLEEAFGQSGPFWGRYYLFWHHGRPITLIYEVFSPYLQKYLGPTHTP from the coding sequence TTGATCCCAGCTATCAGACCGACCCAGAGCATTGCCGCCCCAACGGACTGGTATGCCCTTAGCCCCCTCTGGCAGGGTAATGAAGCGATCGTTCAGCGCGGCTTGCCCCATCATCAGCTTGCTCCTGCGTGGCAGGTAATCCTCCTGGGAGATGGCTCCCCTACCCGCTACCTTCAACTTTTAACCGGAGAACCTACCGAGGTAGACGTCATTGATATGTCCCTAGTGGACAGGGATTCAGACGGGGCACCTGCTGCAATTCAAAAAGTGCCTGCTCCCTGGCTGCGGCGGCAGGTTTGGCTACGAACTGCTTCCGGGCAACGGCTAGCCTATGCAACATCCTGGTGGGAAGCCAGCCACGTTGATGAATATTTGCAAAATCGATCGCTCCCTGTCTGGGCAAATCTGGCAAAGCTGCGAACGGAACTCTATCGCGATGTGCAGGGCATTGAGTACGGCAATTCTGCCCCCCTGGAAGAAGCCTTTGGGCAGTCTGGTCCTTTCTGGGGACGCTACTATCTGTTCTGGCACCACGGACGCCCCATCACCCTGATCTACGAAGTCTTCTCCCCCTACCTGCAAAAATACCTCGGACCTACCCATACCCCCTAA
- the surE gene encoding 5'/3'-nucleotidase SurE, with the protein MKLLISNDDGVSSLGIRTMANTLAAAGHEITVVAPDRERSATGHGLTLHQPIRAERVESGFHPSIAAWACSGTPSDCVKLALGALLDSPPEMVLSGINHGSNLGTDVLYSGTVSAAMEGVIEGIPSVAFSLTSFTSKDFQPAADFAQALVDLLAKQPLPHLMLLNVNVPAVPAEQIAGVVVTRQGVRRYIDQFEKRIDPRGKTYYWLAGELLEDVDETELAAIELAKLKAFGSELDWYHQTLTDVQAIRHNCITVTPLQYNLTCASGLINLRDWHFSRSFPQ; encoded by the coding sequence ATGAAGCTTCTGATTAGCAACGACGACGGCGTTTCCTCGCTGGGCATTCGGACAATGGCAAACACCCTTGCGGCAGCAGGGCACGAAATTACGGTAGTCGCACCCGATCGAGAGCGATCCGCAACCGGACATGGTTTAACCCTACATCAACCCATTCGGGCAGAGCGAGTTGAGTCTGGTTTTCATCCGTCGATCGCTGCCTGGGCTTGTTCAGGGACGCCCTCCGACTGTGTGAAACTGGCACTGGGCGCACTGCTCGACAGTCCACCGGAGATGGTGCTATCGGGCATTAATCACGGCTCGAATCTGGGAACGGATGTGCTGTACTCCGGAACGGTTTCGGCGGCGATGGAAGGGGTAATCGAGGGAATTCCCAGCGTGGCGTTTAGCTTGACGAGCTTCACTTCAAAGGATTTTCAGCCTGCCGCCGATTTTGCCCAAGCCCTGGTCGATTTGCTGGCAAAGCAGCCGCTTCCTCACCTGATGCTGCTCAACGTCAACGTGCCTGCGGTTCCGGCGGAACAGATTGCGGGGGTGGTCGTCACTCGTCAGGGAGTGCGTCGCTATATCGATCAGTTTGAAAAGCGAATTGACCCACGCGGCAAAACCTATTACTGGTTGGCTGGCGAACTGCTAGAAGATGTAGATGAAACCGAACTGGCGGCGATCGAGCTGGCAAAGCTGAAAGCATTTGGATCTGAGCTGGATTGGTATCACCAAACCCTGACCGATGTGCAGGCAATTCGACACAACTGCATCACCGTTACGCCCCTGCAATACAATCTAACCTGTGCTTCTGGTCTAATCAATCTACGCGATTGGCACTTCAGCCGTTCTTTTCCCCAGTAG
- a CDS encoding MBL fold metallo-hydrolase: protein MANSQHRFTVRFWGVRGSIACPGSGTVRYGGNTSCVEMRVGNKLLIFDGGTGLRVLGQALLPEMPITDAHLFFTHSHWDHIQGFPFFVPAFVKGNCFNIYGAIAPNGSTIEQRLTDQMLHPNFPVPLQVMGADLKFHDLEVGDSVSLDDAKVETALLNHPGEAIGYRVNWQNYAVAYITDTEHFPDRLDENVLKLSRHADLLIYDATYTDEEYHNPRSSKVGWGHSTWQEAVKIAKAASVKKLVIFHHDPLHDDNFMDQVREDTAKQFPNSLVAWEGLTIELGQQPNHPNSVTVSSPIYSPFAEERSEVSA from the coding sequence ATGGCTAACAGTCAACATCGATTTACAGTCCGCTTCTGGGGTGTAAGAGGAAGCATTGCTTGTCCGGGGTCAGGGACGGTTCGCTACGGCGGCAATACCTCTTGTGTCGAAATGCGAGTCGGCAATAAGCTGCTGATTTTTGATGGTGGAACGGGGCTGCGTGTGTTAGGACAAGCCCTCCTACCGGAAATGCCAATCACCGATGCACACCTGTTCTTTACCCATTCCCACTGGGATCATATTCAGGGCTTTCCTTTTTTCGTGCCTGCCTTCGTCAAAGGGAACTGTTTTAACATCTACGGAGCGATTGCGCCAAATGGTTCTACCATTGAGCAGCGCCTGACCGATCAAATGCTCCATCCTAACTTTCCGGTGCCCCTTCAGGTAATGGGGGCTGACCTCAAGTTTCACGATCTAGAGGTGGGCGATTCCGTGTCACTCGATGATGCCAAGGTCGAGACTGCCCTGCTCAATCATCCCGGAGAAGCGATCGGCTATCGGGTGAACTGGCAGAACTACGCTGTTGCCTACATCACAGATACCGAGCATTTCCCCGATCGTCTGGATGAGAACGTGCTGAAGCTGTCCCGCCACGCAGACCTGCTGATTTACGACGCGACCTACACGGATGAGGAATACCACAATCCGCGATCGAGCAAAGTTGGCTGGGGTCACTCGACCTGGCAGGAAGCCGTGAAAATTGCCAAAGCCGCATCGGTGAAAAAGCTGGTGATTTTCCATCACGATCCGCTGCACGACGATAACTTTATGGATCAGGTGCGGGAAGATACGGCAAAGCAGTTTCCCAATAGCCTTGTTGCCTGGGAAGGGCTGACGATCGAACTGGGGCAGCAACCCAATCATCCGAATTCGGTGACGGTTTCATCTCCCATCTACAGTCCGTTTGCGGAGGAGCGATCGGAAGTGTCTGCCTAG